The Mycobacteriales bacterium genome has a segment encoding these proteins:
- a CDS encoding CPBP family glutamic-type intramembrane protease, translating into MARRRNGAVLVAAWVASAVLTRVTFQRPGVGPALLLAAVLVAGALLSGGVPVAHRRGKHPLVRPVLTALAVFVVFVVVGWFARLLPPVDHAVDSVLRRADAWSWPAAALLAAVAGVAEEVFYRGAVFERARLPLVTATAAHALATLPALNVALTGAALLLGVVLGLSRRASGGWWAPAVTHTAWSLLVLAWLPR; encoded by the coding sequence ATGGCGAGGCGGCGGAACGGCGCGGTGCTGGTCGCGGCGTGGGTGGCGTCGGCGGTGCTGACGCGGGTGACGTTCCAACGGCCGGGGGTGGGGCCGGCGCTGCTGCTCGCGGCGGTGCTCGTGGCGGGGGCGCTGCTCTCCGGCGGTGTGCCGGTCGCGCACCGGCGCGGCAAGCACCCGCTGGTGCGGCCGGTGCTGACGGCGCTGGCGGTCTTCGTGGTGTTCGTGGTGGTGGGGTGGTTCGCGCGGCTGCTGCCGCCGGTCGACCACGCCGTCGACTCGGTGCTGCGGCGCGCGGACGCGTGGTCGTGGCCGGCGGCGGCGCTGCTCGCGGCGGTCGCGGGCGTGGCGGAGGAGGTGTTCTACCGCGGGGCGGTGTTCGAGCGGGCGCGGCTGCCGCTGGTCACCGCGACCGCCGCGCACGCGCTGGCGACGCTGCCCGCGCTCAACGTCGCCCTCACCGGCGCGGCGCTGCTGCTCGGTGTCGTGCTCGGGCTGAGCCGCCGCGCCAGCGGCGGCTGGTGGGCACCCGCCGTCACGCACACCGCGTGGTCGCTGCTGGTGCTCGCCTGGTTGCCGCGCTGA